Sequence from the Lasioglossum baleicum chromosome 9, iyLasBale1, whole genome shotgun sequence genome:
ATAGAACGAAAACATTTGGTCACCGTACCTTCAGGAAGTCCtcgttattcgttattacgGTTGAAACAGTCCTTGCAACGTTTTCTAGTTGATTATCAAAATCATGCCTGAAACAATAAAAAGAGTATCGTATCAATCAGTTGTTGCACGCCGATATCGGGTCCCTATTTTCTCACTTACATATTCCCAATATTTATCATCTCATTATCAAGCACGTACTGAACAATCTCAGCACCCGTCACATTACTATTCTCTACGACGGCTCTGGCCGCAGTTTCGAATCTTATATTCGCATCTGTTCGTGCGGAGTAGATCAGGAATTTTTGGAGAATCGTATGGTTATTGGAGCAACCCAGAACTTCGAGCGGACTGGTTCTCCCTTCTCCTTCGAAAGTCCCTTCTGACAGCCTATATAGAACATCATACCATACCTCTTCGCTGGCGGTCCTCAATCCAGTGCAAAGAATAGCGCTCTTCAGATCTGGATCGAGACTGCAACACATCATCGATATTCTCGTTTACTTAAAGGGACAAACTAGAGAAGAGACAAGAACAGGAATGGCTCCGGAGCCGGAGGACAGACTTTCGTGTAGAATTGCGAATAGCGGGCCAACGAAAGTTTATAGTCTGCGGTTGGAGTACTGGAGGACAAGGAATCTCAGAAATGGGGCCCCTGAGCGATGGGTTATTAGTGCGGATGCATTCGGCTTTAGTTTTTCTCAGGCAAGGTGAGCCCACACTATCCCCCGCGACCATCATCTGGAGGGGGGTGTAGGTAAAATGTATTTCCCCACTGCCCTTAAACAAAAGAGAAAGGTTTACGGAGGTCTAGGAATAACTATTAcacattattttgtaaacataacaagaatgtgtctatccaaatttttggccatttttccaatagtaTAAAACCTAAGAAattaatttggtaaataattcctcagggtagtgtctttacaatcttaataatcgcaagttaagaatattagaatccGCCATTTTTTGACGGGTcccataaacctagtgttaaagaaaGGTGGCCAGGTTACAAGAATGAAGGCGACCTTGAGATCTCtaacaaaaatattataaaaacaaatattttcatggcatcgtatgagccccattgaACCATAGAACTGTGTCCCAGACATCGTTTCCTTGTAGAAGTATATGgtgacaaaattttcaaataaaattataatatggaCGATGTTTCTACTTTTCGCTCAAAACTTACCGATGCTTTCGATTCTTGAGCCATTCATTGAATTCTTTATGAGCCTCATCCACGCATTCTTTAACGTCCGCTAGGCAAGCCCATTTCATCGCGTTCATTTTGAGAACTTTCGTGGGATGATCGTCCTTTGGCGAAGACACATACGTCACATTCTTCGTCAGGCTCTGCATTATGTACCTGATG
This genomic interval carries:
- the LOC143211737 gene encoding aminopeptidase N-like, whose amino-acid sequence is MQSLTKNVTYVSSPKDDHPTKVLKMNAMKWACLADVKECVDEAHKEFNEWLKNRKHRLDPDLKSAILCTGLRTASEEVWYDVLYRLSEGTFEGEGRTSPLEVLGCSNNHTILQKFLIYSARTDANIRFETAARAVVENSNVTGAEIVQYVLDNEMINIGNMHDFDNQLENVARTVSTVITNNEDFLKLLSKTAVTFRASDSVVQTIVQNSLRNMKWIAAYGRIFDDWLLDNEMLFRSSGTEKTFMSLLLIFSIFNTMLFKIFL